A single genomic interval of Littorina saxatilis isolate snail1 linkage group LG17, US_GU_Lsax_2.0, whole genome shotgun sequence harbors:
- the LOC138952791 gene encoding tubulin-specific chaperone E-like: MAADDAELTRKDGSKVEIGDRISVDDNIGTVRFIGCVPPTKGVWLGVEWDDPSRGKHDGSHEGVRYFETSHPTSGSFVRPKKVDLGQDLVSAIQHRYGVQHDGDAGVDTDKLFVLDSSNRATVVEMVGAEKVNKKQSQLDRLKEVSVREKNVYGIRPDCKLAQITPKIVELDLSRNLVASWDMVARICQHLPHLNNLHLSENCLPSPADPQKLAPVFTKVTILYLNKMNYTWEQVMQCCCMFPALEKLYVCNNVIETLQEPKECLQCLKVISLESNLISSWEEMLKLGGLQRLETLVISDNKIERMYFPDVSNGQKSNLFPSLKQIFFTGKNVKEWSTFDELNKLRSLVELQFGSIPSLGEPELVREIVIAKIANLKRCNRTVVEEQERKGAEIDYLKRYGPEWLKSGGSQDPTKNKPKTDFLSQHPSFQAIVEKWGAPEDSEMTQQSKSLKDNLIIVKMVCPACPEKTVVEKKLPVTMSIQKIRTMVKRMFKLDGDFFLYYTSQKMQGPEIEFDNELRQLSFYSVESGDTIHVKCCTA; this comes from the exons AACTGACCCGCAAGGATGGCAGCAAGGTTGAGATTGGTGATCGTATTTCTGTTGATGATAATATTGGCACAGTCAGATTCATTGGATGTGTTCCGCCGACAAAAG GGGTGTGGCTTGGAGTGGAGTGGGATGACCCAAGCAGAGGCAAGCATGATGGCTCTCATGAAGGCGTCAGATATTTTGAAACATC TCACCCCACATCTGGATCATTTGTGCGTCCGAAGAAGGTGGATCTAGGCCAGGACCTAGTGTCTGCCATCCAACATCGCTACGGGGTGCAACATGACGGAGACGCTGGCGTGGACACAGACAAGCTGTTCGTTCTGGACTCCAGCAACAGGGCCACAGTGGTGGAGATGGTGGGAGCAGAGAAAGTCAATAAAAAACAGAG CCAACTTGACCGACTCAAAGAGGTCTCTGTCCGGGAGAAGAATGTTTATGGCATCAGGCCTGACTGCAAACTTGCACAGATCACACCGAAGATTGTGGAGCTGGATCTCTCACGCAACCTTGTGGCATCTTGGGACATGGTGGCCAGGATATGTCAGCATCTTCCACATTTGAATAATCTTCACCTCAG TGAGAACTGTCTACCCAGTCCAGCAGATCCCCAGAAACTGGCGCCAGTCTTTACCAAGGTGACCATTCTCTACCTCAACAAGATGAATTACACCTGGGAACAG GTGATGCAGTGTTGTTGCATGTTCCCGGCCTTGGAAAAGCTGTATGTGTGTAATAATGTAATAGAGACACTACAAGAACCCAaagagtgtctgcagtgccTTAAAGTGATCAGTTTGGAATCCAACCTCATCTCATCTTGGGAAGAAATGCTCAAACTTGGGGGTTTGCAAAG GTTAGAGACCCTTGTGATCAGTGACAACAAGATAGAGAGGATGTACTTTCCTGATGTTTCCAATGGCCAGAAGTCAAATCTGTTTCCAAGTCTGAAGCAAATTTTCTTCACTGGAAAGAACGTGAAAGAG TGGTCCACCTTTGACGAGCTGAACAAACTTCGGAGCTTAGTGGAGCTTCAGTTTGGCAGTATACCCAGCCTAGGAGAGCCTGAACTAGTGCGAGAGATAGTCATTGCAAAAATAGCCAACCTGAAGCGATGCAACAGAACAGTT GTGGAAGAGCAAGAGCGGAAGGGAGCCGAGATTGACTACCTGAAGCGCTATGGACCGGAGTGGCTGAAGAGCGGCGGTAGTCAGGACCCCACCAAGAACAAACCAAAGACAGACTTTCTGTCACAACACCCCAGCTTCCAGGCCATAGTGGAAA AGTGGGGGGCTCCTGAAGATTCAGAGATGACACAACAAAGCAAATCCTTGAAAGACAATCTGATCA TTGTGAAAATGGTCTGTCCGGCATGTCCAGAAAAAACGGTTGTAGAGAAGAAACTGCCTG TCACAATGTCGATACAGAAGATACGGACGATGGTAAAACGAATGTTCAAGTTGGATGGAGACTTCTTTCTGTACTATACCAGTCAAAAG ATGCAAGGACCAGAGATTGAGTTTGACAATGAACTGAGGCAGCTCTCATTTTACTCTGTGGAGTCAGGGGACACAATCCATGTCAAATGTTGCACTGCATAG